A window from Cryobacterium sp. PAMC25264 encodes these proteins:
- a CDS encoding ABC transporter ATP-binding protein — translation MIEAHSLTKRYGAKLAVDAISFTARPGLVTGFLGPNGAGKSTTMRMIVGLDRPSSGSVTVNGKPYAEHRAPRHQVGALLDAKAVHAGRTARNHLLAIAATHRIGTKRVDEVIGMTGLESVARKRVGGFSLGMGQRLGLAVALLGNPATLILDEPVNGLDPEGVAWVRVFLRSLAAEGRTVFLSSHLMSEMAQTADHIIVLGRGRVVADAPVGDILARAGGDIVRVRSPEAVRLTAILTTEGGAMTSAEPDLLSVAGISARRIAELAAGSGIAVYELTPIAGSLEDAYMSLTRSEVEYQTTQTRAGENR, via the coding sequence TTGATTGAAGCCCACTCTCTGACCAAGCGTTATGGCGCCAAGCTTGCTGTCGACGCCATCAGCTTCACCGCGCGCCCAGGCCTGGTGACTGGATTCCTCGGGCCGAACGGCGCCGGCAAATCCACGACCATGCGGATGATCGTGGGTCTCGACCGCCCCTCGAGTGGGTCGGTGACGGTGAACGGCAAGCCGTACGCCGAGCACCGCGCCCCGCGGCACCAAGTCGGGGCGTTGCTCGACGCCAAGGCGGTGCACGCCGGCCGAACTGCCCGAAACCATCTGCTGGCCATCGCGGCGACGCACCGAATCGGCACGAAACGGGTCGACGAGGTTATCGGCATGACCGGGCTCGAATCGGTAGCGCGCAAACGCGTGGGCGGCTTCTCACTCGGCATGGGCCAGCGACTCGGCCTCGCCGTGGCGCTGCTCGGCAACCCGGCCACCCTTATCCTCGACGAACCGGTGAACGGTCTCGACCCCGAGGGAGTCGCCTGGGTGCGTGTATTCCTGCGCAGTCTAGCCGCCGAGGGGCGCACAGTGTTTCTCTCCTCACACCTGATGAGCGAGATGGCGCAAACCGCCGACCACATCATCGTTCTCGGGCGTGGGAGGGTCGTCGCGGATGCCCCTGTGGGCGACATCCTCGCGAGGGCCGGTGGTGACATCGTGCGGGTCCGTTCTCCCGAGGCAGTGCGTCTCACGGCGATCCTCACGACGGAGGGCGGTGCCATGACAAGCGCCGAGCCCGACCTGCTGTCGGTGGCGGGTATCTCCGCACGGCGGATCGCAGAGTTGGCCGCCGGTTCGGGAATCGCTGTTTACGAGCTCACCCCGATCGCCGGCTCGCTCGAAGACGCCTACATGTCGTTGACCCGTAGCGAAGTCGAATACCAGACGACACAGACACGTGCGGGGGAGAACCGATGA